From the genome of Seriola aureovittata isolate HTS-2021-v1 ecotype China chromosome 18, ASM2101889v1, whole genome shotgun sequence:
TTAACTTGATGACAGTTACAGTTGCAGCTATACAATCAAACTGACTAGTATGAATTAGCAGTTGCTTTACAAGTCTGAAAATCCCCATATTTATTAGATTTCAAACAACATGAGGTAATACATTTCCAAAATTGCCAAACAAACAAtcaactaattaaaaaaacataaccgCAAAGGTACTTCATGTGGTGAGGGGAGCAGTCTAAAAACTGCTCACTCGTGCCttaacaaaacaatacaaagttgatataatgaaatgaattgaCTGAACTGCAAAAGAATAGCGGGGGATATTTGTAGTACGCAGTGAACATCCGAGAGCTGGTGTCAGAAAGCGTTTTTTAACTGTAAACTGTGTAAATGAGGCAAACACCTTAAGACTCCTGAAGCCTTGTGTCTCGTGAAGACAGGTTATTGGGTTAAGTCTTTCTGACCTCATGATGCTGGTTTTGTAGTTAATATTTCAAGTCCATCAGGTCTGTTTCTCTAGATATAATACTGAAGAGGTGATGAACTTTCCAATCTGAAAGCCTTCACAGAAGTTGCTCTGGTCTAGAATAGCATGCAGACAAGCCCAACGTAAGACTGAGCTACCAAAGCGACATTAACCCATGACCCAGAAGAGTTAAAGTGTTAAAACAGATGCAGTAAAAGCAAGATTTAAGGTTGGATATCTGTTGAGTGTAGTCATCACCTGCAGTCCATTCAACCCTGTTGGCGTACAACTTTGTATCTAAAAGCAGCAGCGGGGAAGTATGCTTAAATGGAGTGTAGGCAAACGAAGCGGCAGGTCTATCCGCAGCAGGTGGTAGAGATGCAAATTACTCTTCTTACAGAGTTTGAGCGCTGGCAGAGTTGAGTTTTCGAACACACCCATCAGTAGAGCGAGGGACCACACCTCTGTCCACACCCCACAGTAAACAACAGGCTTGAAACTTCCCATACAAGTCAGTGCAACAACTGCTCTTCTAACACAGACGATTATacgttttttttcacccttTAAGTTTAAAGTTATCTTAGTGGTGCAGTTATTAGATTTTCTGAGACAGTCCATTAACCTCTGAGTGATGGACAAATTACAATCTGTTGAGTTGTCTATCATCTTGAGTCACATGTGGGTTCAACATTTGGAAACATCCAAACATGAACcaacagtttctgtttgtcaaaAGTGGATCTGTATTCCAGTTAATCTCATGGAAGTCACTGGGTTTGAGGTTTGCTCCGCAGTGTGATCTTCAGTTTCACCCTCTGGTGATGTTCCCACATTTCAGGATGATAATGCTCCCATACACACCGAGTGGTTAACACAAGTATACAGTGAAACCCTTCCACAGTCTTCACAAGCACAAGATATAAACATAAGGTGGCCATTATATAAAGTTCTGAAGTCCAAAGaagattttcaaaaaaaagaCTGGGGGTTTTCAGTCTCGATGAATGGCTCAACATCTCAGTGAAGACAGTTCATGACAGACATCTAAGGAGAAGTGAAGCCGCTCTGAAGGCAAAGAGTGATCTAATCCTTCCTGGCCATTGTGATGCGTCTCTGTCATACTGTAAACTCCATGTATAGATTACTCAGAATGCGCCAAAACACTGAATACATagatacaaaacattttcccatcACACCTCACTGAGTTACAGAGCATGCAGACGATATGTCCAATGTGGAGATGGTGTTAAATATGGCAGTGGATTGTACATACAAGCTTGTGTCAGTGTCTCGGCGTCGCCAGAGGAATGCTTGCAGTTGGACAGGCATCAAGACACAATGCGAGCAGTGCTTTCTTGTTCTGAGGAATCTGGACGGTTGTCCGACTGAGGCGACGTATACAGGAAGTTACAGCACACGTAGAGGGGGAATGACAACAATCGGCTGTCCAGGTTCATCACCACATACTCCTGAGTGATTGAAGGGAAAGGAAGAATATTAAGCAGGTCTGCAAGATAATGGTGATCTGCAGCCATCTGTATCTGAACAGCGCTCACTTACCTGGTCTTTCTCAAGGGTGAGAAGCTGGTAACCTGTTGAACGACTGCAGACCAGTTTTCCACGGCTATCGAAGGAGGCAAGACGTAACCTggacaaataagaaaaaagtcaAGTGTTTAAGTTTTCCCGGACCAAAGCTGCTGATGAATACACATTGCTTTTATacaaatagtttgacattttagtaaattcactttcttgctgaaaaTTGATACCACTCATATTCCTATAAGGTAAATATGAGGCTACCACCagcagctaacttagcttagcatgatcATCTTATCTTCCATATTTAAAACCGCATGATACTGACAGTTATAAGCACGCTTTAGGTACAGTGAGTGTTCTAAGGTTAACTGCACCACTGACCTGTATGCCAAATGCCTCCGAGGTTGCAGACTCACAGCGCCCCCACATGGCTGACTCAGAGTATTCCTTTTGAAGACTATGAAGCGGTTTGTGTAGGTCACCAACAGGTCGAAACCAAAGTTAAAGCCTGTCCATCGCCAGCAGtactgaggaaaaagaaaatgtgattgatttattttatttttttcctgtagaAATTAAACCAAATATGTTAAGTGTATGGGAGCAAATGTTCCTGTAACAGACTGTCTGACTCACATCTCCATCTTTTGTCAACTTCCTTCCACACCTCATACTGCTCAGCTCAAACTCCTCTTTGTTAGCTTCCTGGGGACTAATGACAAACAGGGGCCTTTGGCATCACACAACTTTAAAATCATATTCTATACATACAGTTTTTATGGTTATATCAACATGCCATTGCAGTCAAAATTAATCCAATGACTCATTATAACACTCACCCATTGTCATTGTCAAACTCTGTCCGGAGCATGGCAAACCACTGGTTCTTGTACACTGACGTTAGCCAATCTGGAATATAAAGTATgaacagaaaaatgtctttatttccaGATCGTAGTACAAGATGAAATGATGTCATGCAGAACCACATCTCACCAGGGGGCAAAATATTATCTCTCTCCAGGATGCGTGCAGATGCCAGATCGTTGATGATATACTGGAGGCGAACGTATTTGAACACTGAACGAAAGGGTGCCCCTTCATCTGTGTTCAAGAAGGGCTCTTTCTCACACAGGTCTGTAGACCAAAGTCAATtgaaaacagagtaaaacaacaacaacaaaaagatttATATGAAGACACTATTTCAGAAGATGTGGCTTTAACAGTACCAGTCCTGCGTTTGCATAGCCAGGCATCAGCGTCAGCCAGAAGCTGCTTGATGGGGCCGTCCCATGAGGGATTGAGCTGCACAAACATccactggagagagaaaaaattatGAGAGCTATTAAAACAAGTCTGATAGTACTGTGAGTATATCTGAGTTATATCTAACATTTCCTTCTACCTTTTTCAGAGCTGTGTATACATCCATCTCCACCTGCATGACAAACAGGTCTGAGGACTGAATGAGCTGCTCCATCACCTCTGCCCTGTAAACGCAGCGCATAAAGAAATGTTAGTACGGTTTTTACACTGTAGTTTGAAATGCAACTACTTAACATACAGTAGCCATTTCACTTCATTGTCCTTATTTAAAAAAGTAACAGCACTAAAACTAATCAAGTCAATTTTAATCATGGAGTTCCAAGCgacagaaaataatattttataattgtaGGCTAGAAGATGATGTAAACACTAAAGAATTGTGAGCTGAGCACACAAACCCAAGTTCTttcatcaggtcaacattttgGTGGGTCATCAGGTTGTTCAGGAGCCACTCAAGACACCTACAAATATAGAGCATAAATTACAATCTTACCTGTTAATTATTGTGATTTGAAATAAGTTAGATTAATCAAAatctgactttttcatgactgaATCCAAGCCGTAGATACTGGCACAAGCATAGTAGCCACACACGGTCTTCGCACTGATGTTTTCCTTCATGGTCTCTCCACACTGCTGGATCAAACCATCCTGTAGACAACAACCAGCCACGAGACTTGATTAGGTTCTGTGTGTCATGTGACTGCATTTATACAAAATCAAAAACTGCAATTTTTTCAGTTGTGACAATAACTGGCTTCTTTCACTTCACTGACCAATTGTAGCATACAAGCAGCGGCAAGAATACTGACGACTCTGCTGGGCTTGATCAGGACATCGTCCCGGTACAGGGATCCAAACACAACCTGTAGAGCTACACACATAAAGCAGGATAGAGTTATCagtaaaacatgtaaacaaacaaacacagtcgaCTGCTGGTTTCAGTGACTGAAGTGCTCTCACCTTCAGTGTCGATGTTCTGGTCTGGGATCTCCAAGTTGATTTCCATCATGTTGGACTCCTTCCACGAGCCGCTGAACATACTGGAGAAATATCCTGACTGTGAAATgcaaggaagaggaggaatgagTCCTAAATGATAAGGATAACACACATGAAAGAATACATCACAGACTGCCTTCgaggtgtttttgtgtcattatATTTTACCTGGCACAGATACACTTTGTGGAGGTTCCACTCCTGTCCCAGAGCAGAGATGCGAATGTCACTGTTTTCACCATTCAGGAACAAGGTTTGATAAATGTATCGTGACGTGCTTTTCAGTTTCTTCCTGCTCAGGTttggaaaacagacaaacaacaggGGAGAGACCAAAGCCAGGGTCAGACAAAATACTGATAACTGAAAGATATTTCACACTGAATTGATCATAGGCTCTTTGATTGGACTTGCCTGCGAGGTGTATCTAGTAAGGCATCGTCCTCCTCTTGTTCACTGTCACAGTCACACTGggcatttcttttcctcttcttacACTCACAATTGTGTTTGCGGCTGGTGCTTGCgccctctgctgcctcctctaGGCCCTGAGAAGGGGACTGGAACCTGCTGCCCAGACTTCCCATCTCTACCCTTTCAGagagacatgaaacaaacaaagcaacTGTCAGAAATAACAGGCCCACTGTACTGTATCTTCAAATTGCAACATCGCTTTGCAAATCAATATATTAATGAGAGCACACGCTGTTAGGGACTTTGGCTTGTGCCGAGTTGTGATCTAGCTTGTGTTGGAGTTTTCTGTCACTCCCGATTACAATGGATTTatctgttgatttgttttttgattaattgattatttagactataaaatagcaaaaaataATGAGTTCACATTGCAGTTTTGCAGATCCATGGTGATGTATTCAAACTGCATGTGTTGTTTAcaaatgtttataaaaacatgacatgaaaaacatgacTGCAAATTCAAACATTAAGCGGATCCAGGAAAAGTTTGCCATTTTGTTTGACATATCACTTAAATGATTGCTTATCAGAATAGCTACTGATTAATTACCTGTTGATAGACTAATTAAGAATTAATTTCAGCACACTAATTTTTCTTAGGACTGCATTACAATGTATTTGACTGTCTTATAAAACGGACAGAATGCTTGCATCATATTATAAACGGTGTATataattttgtttatattgCCTTTCCTTCGAATAAAATAACGACATTACCCTTCATCAAAAATTACATTATCTAGTTAAATGTTCAACAAAAGAGCAAATTACAATAGATCACATTTGTTAGTTGATGTGCTGTTGTTATCATCTGCCTACCTGACTGAAAGAACAATCATATGTGGCCCCAGAGGCCTCGACATTTGTATGCACTTGTATTTATGAGTGTAAggacaacaaacaaaacctgaacGAAGTTTCATTAGCTACACTTTTTCATAGCAAGAGTCTGATGCAAAGGCTCCCTCCTCCAGCATCTGTAAACCACATGCAGAGTATGCTAAAGAAAAACAACGACTGAGTTAACTCACCTGATGATCAGCAGCGGGCAGGCTGAGGGAGAGGTGTTAAGGTGAATTTGGACGGTAAACACTGGCTGATTATCTCCCGGTCAGACAGTCTGTCAGACGCTGACAAGCCAGCCGAAGAGGAGCTAACCTCAAAGCTAGCTTAGCTGCCGAATTCACAGACGAAAACACGTCTGAAAACAGTAACAGCGTTACTTCTGACAAGCTGTTCCTCCTCACAAGCCTCCAGACGGCAGAACCATGTTTGGTTCCAGTTACATCTTTCTAAATTGGCGCTaatgcaaatacagaaatagGAGATGGTGTGTAGCTACCACTACCCTGAAAGTCTGTAGCTGCTTTTGTTATTCTTCTTCTCTCGGTGGTTACTAGGATGTCAACGTCACATGTGGCTGCTTCGCTCAATGGCGCCACCCACTGTGAGACAGGAGGATTACACAAGTCTGAAAAGGGTAAGTCAATTCTATCACtatctgtttatttgttaaGTTTAGTTTAATACTTTTAAGGCTTTTGAACCAGATATTAATTATCCCATAAGATGTATATGTAAACTTGATGACTAATCCTACACATTGGGCAACAGAAGCTGAACCCTGCTGACCAGTGTGTCTGGCTCCCCGAGTCCAAAGGGCACTGCCAAATCAACAAAATGTTCAGCCTCGTACTTATTTGTACTGAGGAGCCTTTGCTTAATACAGACTTTTATCATGACTGCACTGATATTTTGAAAGTGAAAgtcttttaatcattttatccTGAGAAATCATCTAAAATGTATGTGCAGTATATTAAAggcttattttatttattcatttgataCTTAAATTTTTAAACATGACTTTTTTCCTTGTATAACCACAAAATATAACAGCTAAGCATGCCAAGATAtcgtatttaaaaaaaaagaggaatgtGTCAATCTGCACTCTCTGTTGGCTGAATTCAAAAggaattcattttgttttacactAGTAGAagttttatctttaatttaCAACATATTTTACCACACACAAAGATAATACTTTTAGTGTAGTAGTGATAGTGATACAAATGGACAGCTAACTGGGTAAATCTTCAAGTTAGAACAGAACATGGGGCCAAAGATAGGGAAGGaggtttcctggaaagaactgTGTAATTTTGTACTAACCATAGGTCAGATACTGTAGACACACTGTCAACACTCTGATGTGCTCCAAACAGCATGTGTGCCTGTGATACTGAAAAGCTTTAGTGCACACACCTGGTTGTCTGTGTGAGACAGATGTCACTAAGGCAACCATTTCACAAAGCTCTTTCATGTTTCTGCTATTCAGAGCACTTAACACCCTTCCCCACAAAGTTGAATAATCCACCCAGGTAGGCCAAGACCTCTAAATGAAGCCTAACCTCTGAGTTGGATAAAGTGTTTGGTCTA
Proteins encoded in this window:
- the gmcl1 gene encoding germ cell-less protein-like 1, producing the protein MGSLGSRFQSPSQGLEEAAEGASTSRKHNCECKKRKRNAQCDCDSEQEEDDALLDTPRRKKLKSTSRYIYQTLFLNGENSDIRISALGQEWNLHKVYLCQSGYFSSMFSGSWKESNMMEINLEIPDQNIDTEALQVVFGSLYRDDVLIKPSRVVSILAAACMLQLDGLIQQCGETMKENISAKTVCGYYACASIYGLDSVMKKCLEWLLNNLMTHQNVDLMKELGAEVMEQLIQSSDLFVMQVEMDVYTALKKWMFVQLNPSWDGPIKQLLADADAWLCKRRTDLCEKEPFLNTDEGAPFRSVFKYVRLQYIINDLASARILERDNILPPDWLTSVYKNQWFAMLRTEFDNDNGPQEANKEEFELSSMRCGRKLTKDGDYCWRWTGFNFGFDLLVTYTNRFIVFKRNTLSQPCGGAVSLQPRRHLAYRLRLASFDSRGKLVCSRSTGYQLLTLEKDQEYVVMNLDSRLLSFPLYVCCNFLYTSPQSDNRPDSSEQESTARIVS